A genomic region of Mycobacterium sp. Aquia_213 contains the following coding sequences:
- a CDS encoding glycine-rich domain-containing protein — translation MLEGRLVEALAFNAPFVIDRLVKDRVADTPAFAEELFTEAKKYLVLCEATPDMTFGMCSAIVDEAWHAFILFTTEYTEYGRRYFGNYVHHSPADNYQTVEPTAADGRPQKEASFNEFRQRYEELYGHPLPAVWYDDRSVAPSRRVVNDKAGTLTVTVDDHTAHLSDDSGNTVLSVNELALEALDFIARTPDFYVRELPGDLTGEEKAGVIAPLVRLGVLRLAP, via the coding sequence GTGCTTGAAGGTCGACTTGTCGAGGCGTTGGCCTTCAATGCACCCTTTGTGATCGACCGACTGGTCAAAGATCGGGTGGCCGATACACCGGCATTCGCAGAAGAGCTCTTCACCGAGGCGAAGAAGTATCTGGTGCTGTGCGAGGCGACGCCCGACATGACGTTCGGCATGTGCTCGGCAATCGTGGACGAAGCCTGGCACGCGTTCATCCTCTTTACGACCGAGTACACGGAATACGGTCGCCGTTATTTCGGTAACTACGTCCACCATTCGCCCGCCGACAATTATCAGACGGTCGAGCCGACCGCCGCCGACGGTCGGCCACAAAAAGAGGCTTCCTTCAACGAATTTCGGCAGCGATACGAGGAGTTGTACGGTCACCCGCTGCCGGCCGTCTGGTATGACGACCGCAGCGTCGCTCCGTCCCGCCGCGTCGTCAACGACAAGGCCGGGACATTGACTGTCACTGTCGACGACCACACCGCCCACCTGAGCGACGACAGCGGCAACACTGTGCTCTCCGTCAACGAATTGGCGCTTGAAGCTCTGGATTTCATTGCCCGAACCCCCGACTTCTATGTGCGCGAACTCCCCGGAGACCTGACCGGGGAAGAGAAGGCGGGCGTGATCGCGCCGCTGGTCCGGTTGGGCGTGTTACGCCTGGCACCCTAG
- a CDS encoding GNAT family N-acetyltransferase has product MVDVREATAADKLAVARVHVRSWQQGYRDLVAQDFLDGLRPEDMATRYAFDGMDLRHGPYTLVAVDCDTIRGHTTIGPSRDDDAVDSGEIWSLYVDPVYWGSGVSDALLAAGCSRLNQAGHEEAFLWVLATNMRARRFYERHGWTTDGVQQTVVLGGASVQQVRYVTPLGCQA; this is encoded by the coding sequence GTGGTCGACGTCCGGGAAGCGACAGCAGCAGACAAGCTGGCCGTCGCCCGAGTCCACGTCCGATCCTGGCAGCAGGGCTACCGGGATCTCGTCGCGCAGGACTTTCTCGACGGGTTGCGTCCCGAGGACATGGCAACGCGATACGCCTTCGACGGGATGGACCTGCGGCACGGTCCGTACACGCTGGTAGCGGTTGATTGCGACACGATACGCGGCCACACCACCATCGGCCCGTCGCGCGACGACGACGCGGTCGACAGCGGAGAAATCTGGTCGCTGTACGTCGACCCTGTGTACTGGGGCTCAGGAGTCAGCGACGCCCTGCTCGCGGCCGGGTGCAGCCGACTGAATCAGGCCGGCCACGAAGAGGCGTTCTTGTGGGTCCTTGCCACCAACATGCGTGCCAGGCGGTTCTACGAGCGCCATGGGTGGACGACCGACGGAGTGCAACAAACCGTCGTTCTCGGTGGAGCGTCCGTGCAGCAGGTCAGGTATGTCACCCCGCTAGGGTGCCAGGCGTAA
- a CDS encoding MFS transporter, which translates to MAEPATPRPWAALWAMLTGYFMTLIDWTAVSVANPSIMTALHTDYDSVVWVTSAYLLGFAVPLLVAGRLGDQFGPKTIYLVGLAVFTAASLWCGLADSIQMLVAARVVQGVGAAFLTPQVLSMITRVFPSGRRGVATSLRGAVVGIATLAGPLAGGVLVDELDWHWIFFVNVPIGILAFGLGVWLIPVLPKSRHNFDVIGVLLSAVGLFLIVFALQEAPSQHGAPWIWGMFAAGLVTMAAFVCWQATNKGEPLIPLRVFSDRNYSVSSLGVGVLAFAWTAMALPFMFFAQLGCGLSAMHAAFLTAPLAVLTAVLTPVVGRVADRSDPRRVIGGGFAVLAISLAWLSLEMTPATPIWRLLLPFLAAGVGVVFLGAPLAVTAIRNLPPELAGAGSGVFTAARQVGTVLGSASMAGFMHWLVVRQLPIITGMNAGGPGLGVVPPARYRNEFAIAMSESMLLPAVVASLGVACALLLVGSQRPQGNSVPSESESVS; encoded by the coding sequence ATGGCTGAACCGGCGACACCGCGCCCGTGGGCGGCGCTATGGGCGATGCTTACCGGCTACTTCATGACCTTGATCGACTGGACCGCAGTCTCCGTTGCCAATCCGTCAATCATGACGGCGTTGCACACCGACTACGACTCGGTTGTATGGGTGACCAGTGCCTACTTGCTGGGATTCGCCGTGCCGCTGCTCGTGGCCGGGCGCCTCGGTGACCAATTCGGCCCTAAGACAATATATTTGGTTGGGCTTGCCGTCTTTACCGCGGCGTCGCTGTGGTGTGGGCTGGCGGATTCCATCCAGATGCTGGTAGCGGCGCGTGTGGTCCAGGGCGTCGGTGCCGCGTTCCTCACTCCGCAGGTGTTGTCGATGATCACCCGAGTCTTTCCGTCCGGGCGCCGCGGCGTCGCGACGAGCCTGCGGGGTGCCGTCGTCGGGATCGCAACGCTGGCTGGGCCACTGGCCGGCGGCGTGCTCGTCGACGAGTTGGATTGGCATTGGATCTTTTTCGTCAACGTACCGATCGGCATCCTGGCCTTTGGGCTCGGAGTCTGGCTGATACCGGTGCTGCCCAAGAGCCGGCACAACTTCGACGTCATCGGTGTCCTGCTGTCCGCCGTCGGCCTTTTCCTGATCGTGTTCGCGTTGCAAGAGGCCCCGTCCCAGCACGGGGCGCCTTGGATCTGGGGGATGTTCGCCGCCGGTTTGGTCACGATGGCGGCGTTCGTGTGCTGGCAGGCCACCAACAAGGGTGAGCCACTAATTCCGTTGCGCGTGTTCAGCGATCGCAATTACTCGGTCTCCAGCCTCGGGGTGGGGGTACTGGCCTTTGCCTGGACAGCCATGGCGCTGCCCTTCATGTTTTTCGCGCAACTGGGATGCGGGCTTTCGGCAATGCACGCGGCGTTCCTGACGGCGCCGCTGGCCGTGTTGACGGCGGTGCTGACGCCCGTGGTGGGTAGGGTCGCAGACCGTTCGGACCCCCGTCGCGTCATCGGCGGCGGCTTCGCGGTGTTGGCCATCTCATTGGCCTGGCTGTCGCTCGAGATGACCCCGGCCACCCCCATCTGGCGCTTGTTGTTGCCGTTCCTCGCTGCTGGCGTGGGCGTGGTATTTCTCGGCGCGCCGCTGGCGGTCACCGCGATCCGCAATCTGCCCCCCGAGTTGGCTGGTGCGGGCTCCGGCGTTTTCACCGCAGCACGTCAGGTCGGCACGGTGCTGGGCAGCGCCAGTATGGCCGGGTTCATGCATTGGCTGGTGGTTCGGCAGTTACCGATCATCACCGGCATGAACGCGGGCGGCCCCGGGCTTGGGGTTGTGCCCCCGGCGAGATACCGCAATGAATTTGCGATAGCGATGTCTGAGTCGATGTTGCTGCCTGCGGTCGTCGCGTCGCTGGGCGTGGCCTGCGCGCTGTTACTGGTCGGATCGCAACGACCACAGGGAAATTCGGTTCCATCAGAGTCTGAATCGGTCAGCTGA
- a CDS encoding nitroreductase family deazaflavin-dependent oxidoreductase has product MQEFDPERFRTDTVALKTFDEQIIREFRENNGKVGGVFENIGVLLLTTTGAKSGLPRMTPLAYFTIDRAMVVVGSRGGAPKDPAWAHNLRATPQVRVEVGTESFAAIAREAKGAERDSLFGEIVSKHPNFGVYQGKTTRTIPVFTLQRSN; this is encoded by the coding sequence GTGCAAGAGTTTGATCCTGAGCGATTCCGCACCGACACGGTCGCGCTGAAGACCTTCGACGAGCAGATCATCCGGGAGTTTCGGGAAAACAACGGCAAGGTGGGTGGCGTCTTCGAAAACATCGGCGTGTTGTTGCTGACCACGACCGGTGCCAAGTCGGGTCTGCCACGCATGACCCCTCTCGCGTATTTCACCATCGATCGAGCAATGGTGGTCGTGGGCTCCCGCGGCGGCGCGCCGAAAGATCCGGCGTGGGCGCACAACCTGCGCGCAACTCCGCAAGTCCGCGTAGAGGTGGGCACCGAGTCGTTCGCGGCCATCGCCCGAGAGGCGAAGGGCGCAGAGCGTGATTCGCTGTTCGGCGAAATCGTGTCCAAGCACCCGAATTTCGGTGTGTACCAAGGTAAGACCACGCGCACCATCCCGGTGTTCACCCTGCAACGCAGTAACTGA
- a CDS encoding 3-hydroxybutyrate dehydrogenase, which translates to MIRGKSVLVTGSTSGIGLAVARAFAAEGANVTLNGFGDLGAIEQQRRDIEETFAVRAAYSGADVTSPAEIAEMISDAEKAFGAVDVLVNNAGIQFVAKVEDFPVEKWDAVIATNLSAVFHTSRCALPGMKRRGWGRIINIASAHGLVASAEKSAYVAAKHGVVGLTKVVAIETAEAGITCNAICPGWVMTPLIAQQIEAFANTTGKSFEEAKQEFVAEKQPMARFTRPEDVGALAVFLAGEAAATITGASYSIDGGWTAQ; encoded by the coding sequence ATGATCCGCGGAAAGTCCGTCCTCGTAACCGGTTCCACCTCGGGTATAGGTCTCGCCGTCGCGCGGGCCTTCGCCGCAGAGGGAGCGAATGTAACCCTCAACGGTTTCGGTGACCTGGGCGCCATCGAGCAGCAGCGGCGAGATATCGAAGAGACCTTCGCGGTGCGCGCGGCCTATTCGGGCGCCGACGTGACCAGCCCGGCCGAGATCGCCGAGATGATCAGCGATGCCGAAAAGGCCTTCGGAGCGGTCGACGTCCTCGTCAACAACGCGGGCATCCAATTCGTGGCCAAGGTGGAGGATTTTCCGGTCGAGAAGTGGGACGCGGTGATCGCGACAAATTTGTCGGCCGTTTTCCACACGTCTCGCTGTGCGCTGCCCGGGATGAAGCGCCGCGGGTGGGGCCGAATCATCAACATCGCCTCAGCGCACGGGCTGGTCGCAAGCGCCGAGAAGTCGGCCTACGTCGCAGCCAAGCACGGCGTTGTCGGGCTCACCAAGGTGGTGGCAATCGAAACCGCCGAGGCCGGCATCACCTGCAACGCAATCTGCCCGGGGTGGGTCATGACACCACTCATCGCGCAGCAAATCGAAGCGTTCGCCAACACGACCGGAAAATCCTTCGAAGAGGCCAAGCAAGAATTCGTCGCCGAAAAACAGCCGATGGCCCGCTTCACCCGCCCGGAAGACGTTGGCGCACTTGCGGTCTTTTTGGCCGGCGAAGCGGCCGCCACCATCACCGGCGCGAGCTACTCGATCGACGGCGGCTGGACCGCCCAATGA
- a CDS encoding RND family transporter — protein MSEHRSQPPAKRPFVPRMVRVFAIPIIAFWALLAVSTNTFMPQVERVAEELAGPVVPHYAPSQRALLSIGAEFHESNSTSLAMIVLEANRPLGDADHQYYDDLVHRFKQDPKHVQYVMDLWGKPITAAGAQSLDGKCAYVLLRLGGDIGQMQANESVAAVRDIVAKDTPPPGLKVYVSGAAPLASDTVAIANSSLNDITIVTIFLIIAMLLLVYRSPVTLFVPLAGVLFEMLVAKGVIATLGHLGYIELSSFAVNIVVALTLGAGTDYGIFLMGRYHEARHDGEGREEAFYTAYKSVTPVILGSGLTIAGACYCLTFARLNYFHTMGPAVAISMLFTIAAALTLGPAFLTVGSLFGLFDPKSKAKAHLYRRIGTSVVRWPVPILAASTAAVMLGAIFVPTYRQNYDDRQYQPHNSPANLGFQAADRHFPKSKLFSEMLMIESDHDLRNSGDFISLDRAAKALERLPGVAMVQSITRPMGRALEHATIPYLFTTQGSGSGQQLPFTKQQNANTQEQAEITTHTVTVLRKEIGFFQTMSDEMHKTVLTMEDMQQVTDELRSNLANLEDFFRPMRSYFYWEKHCFDIPVCYAFRSLFESIDGLDKMADDIKDAVASLEIIDKTLPQIITQLKLTADDSEALANLLVNTYGQSSLQSTQTDQTFDDQINVGLDFDQARSDDFFYIPHEGFDNEDVKTGMTLLMSPDGRAARIIVTHEGDANGPEGVQHVEQFPNAITGALKETSLAGSKVYIGGSGATNKDIKQYAASDLLIVAIAAFVLIFLIMLFLTRSLMAALVIPLTVAFSYAGAFGLSILVWQHLIGLPLHWLILPLTFIILVAVGSDYNLLLILRVKEELHAGIHTGLIRALGSTGGVVTSAGLVFAFTMLAMLTSDLRTIGQVGSTVCIGLLLDTLIVRSFVVPAILRILGPWFWWPTLVRSRPLPQR, from the coding sequence ATGAGCGAGCATCGGTCGCAGCCTCCGGCGAAACGACCCTTCGTCCCCCGAATGGTCCGCGTCTTCGCGATACCGATCATCGCCTTCTGGGCCCTTCTGGCCGTGTCGACGAACACTTTCATGCCGCAGGTCGAGCGGGTCGCCGAAGAGCTTGCGGGGCCGGTAGTCCCGCACTACGCGCCGTCGCAGCGGGCATTGTTGTCCATCGGTGCGGAGTTCCACGAGTCCAATTCGACCAGCTTGGCCATGATTGTGCTGGAAGCCAACCGGCCGCTGGGCGACGCGGATCATCAGTACTACGACGATTTGGTGCACCGGTTCAAGCAGGACCCCAAGCATGTGCAGTACGTCATGGATCTGTGGGGCAAGCCGATCACCGCGGCGGGGGCGCAGAGCCTCGACGGCAAGTGCGCCTACGTGCTGTTGCGGCTCGGTGGCGACATCGGGCAAATGCAAGCGAATGAATCCGTTGCGGCCGTTCGGGATATCGTCGCGAAGGACACGCCACCGCCCGGGCTCAAGGTGTACGTCAGCGGCGCAGCGCCGCTCGCCTCGGACACGGTAGCCATTGCGAATTCCAGCTTGAACGACATCACGATCGTGACGATCTTTCTCATCATCGCGATGTTGCTGCTCGTGTACCGCTCGCCCGTCACCCTGTTCGTGCCGTTGGCCGGAGTTCTGTTCGAGATGCTGGTCGCGAAGGGGGTTATCGCAACCCTCGGGCATCTTGGGTACATCGAGCTCTCGTCATTCGCGGTGAACATCGTCGTCGCGCTGACCCTGGGAGCGGGGACGGACTACGGCATCTTCTTGATGGGCCGCTACCACGAGGCCCGACATGACGGCGAAGGCAGGGAGGAGGCGTTTTACACCGCCTATAAGAGCGTCACGCCCGTCATTCTTGGCTCGGGGCTGACGATCGCGGGGGCGTGCTATTGCTTGACTTTCGCGCGACTCAACTACTTCCACACCATGGGGCCGGCCGTTGCGATCAGCATGCTGTTCACGATCGCGGCAGCACTGACGCTCGGCCCGGCCTTCTTGACGGTGGGCAGCCTTTTTGGGCTCTTCGACCCGAAAAGCAAAGCCAAAGCACACCTGTATCGGCGGATCGGGACGAGCGTGGTCCGCTGGCCGGTGCCAATATTGGCGGCCAGTACCGCGGCCGTCATGCTCGGGGCGATCTTCGTGCCGACGTACCGGCAGAACTACGACGACCGTCAGTACCAGCCGCATAATTCCCCCGCCAATCTTGGTTTCCAGGCAGCGGATCGGCACTTCCCGAAGAGCAAGCTGTTTTCCGAGATGCTGATGATCGAGTCGGATCATGACCTGCGAAACTCGGGTGACTTCATCTCGTTGGACCGCGCGGCGAAGGCTCTCGAACGCCTTCCCGGCGTTGCGATGGTGCAAAGCATCACCAGGCCCATGGGCCGAGCTTTGGAACACGCCACTATCCCCTACTTGTTCACTACGCAAGGCAGCGGTAGCGGCCAACAGCTCCCGTTCACCAAGCAGCAAAACGCCAATACCCAAGAGCAGGCAGAGATCACGACGCATACCGTCACGGTCTTGCGGAAGGAAATCGGCTTCTTTCAGACGATGTCGGACGAAATGCACAAGACGGTCCTCACGATGGAGGACATGCAACAGGTCACCGACGAGTTGAGGTCAAACCTGGCGAACCTCGAAGACTTCTTCCGGCCGATGCGCAGCTATTTCTATTGGGAGAAGCACTGTTTCGACATTCCGGTCTGTTACGCATTCAGGTCGCTGTTCGAGTCAATCGACGGCCTGGACAAGATGGCCGACGATATCAAGGACGCCGTAGCGTCGCTCGAGATCATCGACAAGACCTTGCCGCAAATCATCACGCAGCTGAAACTCACGGCCGACGACTCGGAGGCTTTGGCCAATCTGTTAGTCAACACCTACGGTCAGTCGTCTCTGCAGAGCACCCAGACCGACCAGACATTCGACGACCAGATCAATGTCGGGCTCGACTTCGACCAGGCCCGCAGCGATGACTTCTTCTACATTCCGCACGAAGGTTTCGACAACGAAGACGTCAAAACTGGTATGACGCTGCTGATGTCGCCGGATGGCCGGGCTGCCCGGATCATCGTGACCCACGAGGGGGACGCCAATGGCCCGGAAGGCGTGCAGCATGTCGAACAGTTCCCCAACGCGATAACCGGGGCGCTCAAAGAGACCTCGCTGGCCGGTTCGAAAGTTTATATCGGCGGTTCTGGAGCAACCAACAAGGACATCAAGCAGTACGCCGCGTCCGATCTGCTTATCGTGGCGATCGCCGCCTTCGTGCTGATCTTCTTGATCATGTTGTTCCTGACGCGAAGTCTGATGGCTGCCTTGGTCATTCCCCTCACGGTGGCCTTCTCTTACGCCGGCGCGTTCGGGCTTTCCATACTCGTTTGGCAGCATCTCATCGGTCTGCCTTTGCACTGGCTGATATTGCCGCTGACGTTCATCATCTTGGTGGCGGTGGGTTCGGACTACAACCTGCTGTTGATCCTCCGGGTCAAAGAGGAGCTGCACGCCGGAATCCACACCGGTCTGATCCGCGCGCTCGGAAGCACGGGTGGCGTGGTGACGTCGGCGGGGTTGGTGTTCGCGTTCACGATGCTGGCAATGCTGACCAGCGATCTGCGAACGATCGGACAAGTCGGTTCCACTGTGTGCATCGGCCTGCTGCTCGACACGTTGATCGTGCGTTCGTTTGTGGTGCCAGCGATCCTGCGGATCCTCGGGCCGTGGTTCTGGTGGCCGACGCTGGTGCGCAGCCGCCCGCTGCCACAGCGCTAG
- a CDS encoding MmpS family transport accessory protein, with amino-acid sequence MPLVAVVVIAVGGVAMLKVHEFSDPPPVITVNQPAAPPEFSIKRLTYELFGSAGQGGILVWVDVNGHPHRVDLTTLPWSHTESTTLTVVSGSISAQVQGGQVGCRLRVNGVVRAEQSDNHQDAHVFCLVKSA; translated from the coding sequence ATGCCTTTGGTTGCCGTCGTTGTGATCGCGGTCGGCGGGGTGGCCATGTTGAAGGTGCACGAATTCTCCGATCCCCCGCCCGTCATCACCGTCAATCAGCCGGCAGCACCGCCGGAGTTCAGTATCAAACGACTCACGTATGAGTTGTTCGGTTCGGCCGGGCAAGGCGGGATTCTCGTCTGGGTGGACGTCAACGGACATCCGCATCGGGTTGATCTGACGACCTTGCCGTGGTCGCACACGGAGTCGACCACACTCACCGTGGTGTCCGGCAGCATCTCGGCGCAGGTTCAGGGTGGTCAAGTCGGCTGCCGGCTGCGGGTGAATGGCGTTGTCCGCGCTGAACAGTCCGATAACCATCAGGACGCACACGTCTTTTGCCTAGTGAAATCCGCATGA
- a CDS encoding FAD-binding oxidoreductase, with amino-acid sequence MAREISRQTFLRGAAGALAVGAVFGTGRFGSGPAAAAPNATGWDGLSSALGGKVLLPDSPQFGAAKQVFNTNYNGSTPAAIVTPTSAADVQKAMAFAAANHLKVAPRSGGHSYIGASTANGAMVFDLRQLPGGVNYDAATGQITVTPATSLYSMHETLAGAGRGLPTGTCPSVGAAGHALGGGMGADSRHAGLLCDQLTSAQVVLPGGQAVTASANSNPDLFWALRGGGGGNFGVTTSLTFNTFQTHDVDAVNLNFPPQSFAQVLVGWQNWLRTADRNSWALADSTTEATGTHCRILATCPAGSGPSVANAIIAAVGMQPTGTENHTFNRMDLVRYLAVNNLNPAPLGYVGGSDVFPAMTPAAAQGIAAAVNAFPRGAGRMLAIMHALDGALATVAPNATAYPWRRQASLVQWYVETGDPAAVTNWLNTAHQAVQPYSVGGYVNYIEANQPPARYFGQNLSRLSAVRQKFDPGRVMFSGLNY; translated from the coding sequence ATGGCGCGTGAGATCTCGCGGCAGACGTTTCTGCGTGGTGCCGCCGGAGCGCTAGCGGTCGGCGCGGTGTTCGGCACGGGCCGATTCGGTTCGGGTCCGGCTGCCGCTGCGCCGAATGCCACTGGCTGGGACGGACTTTCGTCCGCGCTCGGCGGCAAGGTGTTGCTCCCGGACAGCCCGCAATTCGGCGCGGCCAAGCAGGTTTTCAACACCAACTACAACGGCTCGACTCCCGCGGCGATCGTCACCCCGACCTCGGCTGCGGACGTGCAAAAGGCGATGGCCTTCGCCGCCGCCAACCACCTCAAAGTCGCTCCGCGCAGTGGGGGGCACTCCTACATCGGCGCGTCGACGGCCAACGGCGCCATGGTGTTTGACCTGCGGCAGCTGCCCGGGGGAGTCAATTACGACGCCGCCACCGGGCAAATCACGGTGACACCGGCGACGAGTCTGTATTCCATGCACGAGACGCTGGCCGGCGCCGGCCGGGGGCTCCCGACGGGTACTTGCCCATCGGTGGGCGCCGCGGGACACGCCCTGGGTGGCGGGATGGGTGCCGATTCCCGGCATGCCGGCCTGCTCTGTGACCAACTGACGTCGGCACAGGTAGTGCTCCCCGGCGGCCAGGCGGTCACCGCGTCCGCCAACAGCAACCCCGACCTGTTCTGGGCGCTGCGCGGTGGCGGGGGCGGCAACTTCGGCGTGACCACCTCCTTGACCTTCAACACGTTTCAAACCCACGACGTCGACGCGGTGAACCTCAACTTCCCGCCGCAGTCCTTCGCGCAAGTCTTGGTGGGCTGGCAGAACTGGCTCCGTACCGCCGACCGAAACAGCTGGGCACTCGCCGACAGCACCACCGAAGCGACGGGCACGCACTGTCGCATTCTCGCGACCTGCCCGGCCGGGTCGGGCCCCAGCGTGGCGAACGCGATCATCGCTGCCGTCGGGATGCAACCGACCGGGACCGAGAACCACACGTTCAACCGCATGGACTTGGTGCGGTATCTGGCCGTCAACAATCTCAACCCCGCGCCGCTTGGCTATGTCGGCGGTTCCGATGTTTTTCCGGCGATGACGCCGGCCGCCGCGCAGGGGATCGCTGCGGCGGTCAACGCATTTCCTCGTGGCGCCGGCCGCATGCTGGCGATCATGCACGCCCTCGACGGCGCGCTGGCCACCGTGGCACCGAACGCCACCGCCTACCCCTGGCGGCGGCAGGCCTCGCTGGTGCAGTGGTACGTCGAAACCGGTGACCCGGCGGCGGTGACCAACTGGCTCAACACCGCACACCAAGCGGTGCAACCGTATTCGGTGGGCGGCTACGTGAACTACATCGAGGCAAACCAGCCGCCGGCGCGCTATTTCGGCCAGAACCTGTCCCGGCTGTCCGCCGTCCGACAGAAGTTCGACCCGGGCCGCGTCATGTTCTCCGGGCTGAATTACTAG
- a CDS encoding thioesterase II family protein: MTFRDLISMPSTFPSWIKLVPGRSEKSSEGVTVVFPHAGAAAASYRVLAAALAAGGDTYIVQYPQRADRLAEPAHETVHDLALGLFEAGPWRSVAPLRLFGHSMGAVVAFEFARVAEEHDVAVQKLWASAGPPPCVVADMPELPTSDDEVLAELADLGGTDPELLADEEFSELLTTAMRADYQAFNRYDPSPDTRIGIDIHVLGGRDDHRIAIDVLRRWERHTAGTFELSLYDGGHFYVYDHVDAIAAQVNANV, encoded by the coding sequence ATGACGTTCCGTGATCTGATCAGCATGCCTTCCACATTTCCGTCCTGGATCAAGCTCGTACCGGGGCGCAGCGAGAAATCGTCTGAGGGCGTCACGGTGGTGTTTCCGCACGCCGGGGCGGCCGCCGCGAGCTACCGGGTACTGGCCGCCGCACTCGCCGCGGGCGGCGACACGTACATCGTGCAGTACCCCCAGCGCGCCGACCGGCTCGCCGAGCCTGCCCACGAGACCGTGCATGACCTTGCCCTCGGGCTCTTTGAGGCCGGGCCTTGGCGCAGTGTCGCGCCATTGCGGTTGTTCGGGCACAGCATGGGCGCCGTCGTCGCATTCGAGTTTGCTCGGGTGGCCGAGGAGCACGACGTCGCCGTGCAGAAGCTGTGGGCTTCCGCGGGTCCGCCGCCGTGCGTCGTCGCCGACATGCCCGAACTGCCGACCAGCGACGACGAGGTGCTCGCCGAACTCGCCGACCTGGGCGGCACGGATCCCGAACTGCTTGCCGACGAGGAATTCTCCGAGCTGCTGACCACCGCGATGCGCGCCGACTACCAGGCCTTCAATCGCTACGACCCCAGTCCAGACACTCGTATCGGCATCGACATCCACGTCCTGGGCGGCCGTGACGATCACCGCATCGCGATCGATGTGCTGCGGCGCTGGGAACGGCACACTGCCGGGACCTTCGAGCTGTCGCTGTACGACGGCGGACACTTCTACGTCTACGACCATGTCGATGCGATCGCCGCACAGGTGAACGCCAATGTCTGA
- a CDS encoding polyketide synthase: protein MSDSGVEAIDNDPIVIVGMAVEAPGGIDTADGYWDLLAHGREALGQFPTDRGWSVADLLAGSRRSGFKQIHDRGGFLSGAATFDPEFFGISPREAIAMDPQQRVTLRVSWRALENSGINPDDLAGHDVGCFVGASMTGYGPEMAEFSRHSGHLLAGTALSVISGRVAYTLGLTGPALTLDSSCASALVAFHVAVRALRDGDCDLALAGGVNVLGSPGFFVEFSKQHALSDDGYCRPYSAQASGTVWAEGSAMFVLQRKSAALRAGRQIIAEVRATAVNQDGRSAGLSAPSEDAQVRLFRRAITQAGIKPEEVGMIEGHGTGTRLGDRTELRSLAETYGDTEPGAGALLGSVKSNVGHSLAAAGALGLAKVLVSAEHGAIPATLHAGEPSPEIDWEGQGLRLAQTLTPWPAIAGQRTAVASAFGIAGTNAHLIVSMPEVA from the coding sequence ATGTCTGACAGCGGGGTCGAAGCCATCGATAACGACCCGATCGTGATCGTCGGGATGGCCGTCGAGGCACCCGGCGGAATCGACACCGCCGACGGCTACTGGGACCTCCTGGCACACGGTCGTGAGGCGCTGGGCCAGTTTCCGACCGACCGCGGCTGGTCGGTCGCCGACCTGCTCGCCGGCTCACGTCGTAGTGGATTCAAACAGATCCACGACCGCGGTGGATTCCTCAGCGGGGCAGCCACATTCGACCCGGAATTCTTCGGCATCTCGCCTCGCGAAGCAATCGCGATGGACCCACAGCAGCGGGTGACGCTGCGCGTGTCCTGGCGCGCGCTGGAGAACAGCGGCATCAACCCCGACGACCTGGCCGGCCACGATGTGGGTTGCTTTGTCGGCGCATCGATGACCGGGTACGGGCCCGAGATGGCCGAGTTCTCCCGGCACAGCGGCCATTTGCTCGCCGGGACGGCGCTGAGCGTGATCTCGGGCCGGGTCGCATACACGCTGGGGCTGACCGGTCCGGCGCTGACCCTCGACTCCTCGTGCGCTTCGGCGCTGGTGGCGTTCCACGTCGCGGTGCGCGCTCTGCGGGACGGCGATTGCGACCTGGCGCTGGCCGGTGGGGTCAACGTGTTGGGCTCACCCGGATTCTTTGTCGAATTCTCCAAGCAACATGCCCTCTCTGACGACGGCTACTGCCGTCCGTACAGCGCGCAGGCCAGCGGAACGGTGTGGGCCGAAGGATCGGCAATGTTTGTGCTGCAACGCAAATCGGCCGCGCTGCGGGCCGGCCGGCAGATCATCGCCGAGGTCCGCGCCACCGCCGTCAACCAGGACGGCCGCAGTGCTGGCCTGTCCGCCCCCAGCGAGGACGCGCAGGTCCGGCTGTTCCGCCGCGCGATCACCCAAGCCGGGATCAAGCCCGAGGAAGTGGGGATGATCGAGGGCCACGGCACCGGTACCCGGCTCGGCGATCGCACCGAACTGCGTTCGCTGGCAGAGACTTACGGCGACACCGAACCCGGCGCCGGAGCGCTGTTGGGTTCGGTGAAATCCAACGTGGGTCACTCCCTGGCCGCCGCCGGCGCGCTCGGGCTGGCCAAAGTTCTCGTCTCGGCCGAACACGGCGCCATCCCGGCCACCCTGCACGCCGGTGAACCCAGCCCGGAAATCGACTGGGAAGGACAAGGTTTGCGTCTGGCGCAGACTCTGACGCCCTGGCCGGCCATCGCCGGACAGCGGACGGCAGTGGCGTCCGCATTCGGTATCGCGGGCACCAACGCACATCTGATTGTCTCCATGCCCGAGGTGGCATAG